Proteins co-encoded in one Chloroflexota bacterium genomic window:
- a CDS encoding LCP family protein, whose translation MSRQLSFPPRGGTQQKTRLFLYIALVLFALGGLLSGYVFYGTVRALVAEADIPLLPNLNFFAPAPPAETNSDLPQVPVWHRTERVNLLLLGADKRPDETVYRTDTLIVVTLDPATKSAGMLSIPRDLWVPIPGYGESRINQAFVLGEVKKYPGGGPALAMRTVQEFLGVPIHGYILVDFDGFRKLIDQIGGIDVQVDKPIDDTEYPTDDYGYQEVHIPAGLVHMDGDLALKYARVRHGSSDIDRGRRQQQVLMAARDKALRLNLLPKLPSLMTTVMSAVQTDLQPGEILALAKLGNQVESDRIQSRVIDYTMVVETKTPSGGDVLLPDREKIRALVDEMFSSGNNNHKRVPGESAKIEVLNGAGVPGLAAQMAALLKEQGFEVVAIENADRGDYANTLIIDYAGNTQTVALLAQLLNVADENIRREATGQTGGGNLRIVVGRDFVVPTP comes from the coding sequence GGACCGTGCGCGCCCTTGTCGCCGAGGCCGACATCCCGTTGCTGCCCAACCTCAACTTCTTCGCGCCCGCGCCCCCGGCCGAGACCAACTCGGACCTGCCGCAAGTGCCCGTCTGGCACCGCACCGAGCGCGTGAACCTGCTCCTGCTGGGCGCCGACAAGCGGCCCGACGAAACCGTGTACCGCACCGACACCCTCATCGTCGTTACCCTTGACCCCGCGACAAAATCCGCCGGCATGTTGTCCATCCCGCGGGACCTGTGGGTGCCCATCCCCGGGTACGGCGAAAGCCGCATCAATCAGGCTTTCGTGTTGGGCGAGGTGAAGAAGTACCCCGGCGGCGGCCCCGCCCTGGCCATGCGCACCGTGCAGGAGTTCCTCGGCGTGCCCATCCACGGCTACATCCTGGTGGACTTTGACGGATTCCGCAAACTCATTGACCAAATCGGCGGCATTGACGTGCAGGTGGACAAGCCCATAGACGACACGGAGTACCCCACCGATGACTACGGATACCAAGAGGTCCACATCCCGGCGGGGCTGGTTCACATGGATGGCGACTTGGCGCTGAAGTACGCCCGCGTGCGCCACGGGAGCAGCGACATTGACCGCGGACGCCGACAGCAGCAGGTGCTCATGGCGGCGCGAGACAAGGCCCTGCGTCTGAACCTACTGCCCAAACTCCCAAGCCTGATGACGACGGTGATGAGCGCGGTCCAGACCGACCTGCAGCCCGGCGAAATCCTCGCCCTGGCGAAACTCGGCAACCAGGTGGAGTCCGACCGCATCCAGTCCAGGGTGATAGACTACACCATGGTGGTGGAGACCAAGACCCCCAGCGGCGGCGACGTGCTCCTGCCCGACAGGGAGAAAATCCGCGCGCTGGTGGACGAGATGTTCTCATCGGGCAACAACAACCACAAGCGCGTGCCCGGCGAATCGGCGAAGATTGAGGTCCTCAACGGCGCGGGCGTGCCCGGGCTGGCAGCGCAGATGGCGGCCCTGCTCAAGGAGCAAGGGTTTGAAGTCGTCGCCATTGAGAATGCCGACCGCGGCGACTACGCCAACACCCTCATCATAGACTACGCCGGCAACACCCAGACCGTGGCGCTCCTGGCCCAGTTGCTCAACGTCGCCGACGAGAACATCCGACGCGAAGCCACCGGCCAGACGGGCGGGGGGAACCTGCGGATCGTCGTGGGGCGGGACTTCGTCGTGCCCACGCCGTAG